From the Candidatus Pantoea soli genome, one window contains:
- the pdxH gene encoding pyridoxamine 5'-phosphate oxidase codes for MSDDPIAKFHQWWEAVIRDVQPKHRGAMCLSTVADNGMPSARFVALKTADARGFLFCTWFNSRKGQELARHPHAALTFWWEEKGWQVRVEGVIAPVSAQESDAAWHDRSRDAQLTTVCFQQSQPLATEAELEVRLQQARQQYEGQPVPRPAQWGGLRVVPQSLEFLTFRDNRLHLREYFSRATPQSDWEKRLLQP; via the coding sequence ATGTCTGACGATCCAATAGCAAAATTTCATCAGTGGTGGGAAGCCGTGATCCGCGATGTACAGCCGAAGCATCGCGGCGCGATGTGCCTCTCAACGGTAGCTGACAACGGAATGCCCAGCGCCCGCTTTGTCGCCCTGAAAACGGCCGATGCCCGCGGATTCCTCTTCTGTACCTGGTTTAACTCACGTAAAGGCCAGGAGCTGGCCCGTCATCCCCATGCCGCGCTCACCTTCTGGTGGGAGGAAAAAGGCTGGCAGGTGCGGGTTGAAGGCGTCATCGCGCCGGTGAGCGCGCAGGAATCCGACGCGGCGTGGCACGATCGTTCGCGGGATGCACAGCTCACCACCGTCTGTTTCCAGCAAAGCCAGCCGCTGGCCACCGAGGCCGAGCTGGAAGTGCGGTTGCAGCAGGCGCGGCAGCAATACGAAGGTCAGCCAGTGCCCCGCCCGGCGCAGTGGGGCGGATTACGTGTGGTGCCGCAGTCGCTGGAGTTTCTCACTTTCCGCGACAATCGCCTGCATCTGCGCGAATACTTCAGTCGCGCCACACCGCAGTCAGACTGGGAGAAACGCCTGCTGCAGCCGTGA
- a CDS encoding MipA/OmpV family protein: MITRNAFLYMSSLALISAAIPVRADDPQDGVTLGLGAQSAPRYSGSDSLRLQPVPVFQARKGAFFADAQKGIGYDLQTDNGIYLEHSLGYSLGRSDRDSDWRDGADRLKGMGSIRATANTALALGWSLTPWLIVEGKATLPLSDAQGVNYQASVTLVPLQGSTDTLAFSAAGLWGDARYINTWYGVSAAQSRRSGFRRYDAAGGFYGMTTNLSWSHQFDAHWGSLLSAGYTWLDAHAAESPLVAQRNQLSALAGFTYTF, translated from the coding sequence ATGATAACCAGAAACGCATTTTTGTACATGAGTAGCCTGGCCTTAATCAGCGCCGCCATCCCGGTACGGGCGGATGACCCGCAGGATGGCGTGACCCTTGGGCTGGGCGCGCAGTCCGCGCCGCGCTACAGCGGCAGCGACAGCCTGCGCCTGCAACCGGTGCCGGTGTTTCAGGCGCGCAAAGGCGCTTTTTTTGCCGATGCGCAGAAAGGGATTGGCTATGACCTGCAAACCGATAACGGCATTTATCTGGAGCATTCGCTGGGCTACAGCCTGGGCCGCAGCGATCGCGATTCGGACTGGCGAGACGGCGCAGACAGGCTGAAAGGCATGGGGAGTATTCGCGCTACGGCAAATACCGCTCTGGCGCTGGGCTGGTCGCTGACGCCGTGGCTGATCGTGGAAGGCAAAGCCACGCTGCCGCTCAGCGACGCGCAGGGCGTGAACTATCAGGCGTCAGTAACGCTGGTTCCGCTTCAGGGAAGCACTGACACGCTGGCGTTCTCTGCGGCAGGGTTATGGGGCGATGCGCGTTACATTAACACCTGGTATGGCGTCAGTGCCGCACAGAGCCGCCGCAGCGGTTTTCGTCGCTATGACGCCGCCGGCGGATTTTACGGCATGACCACCAACCTTAGCTGGAGTCATCAGTTTGATGCGCACTGGGGATCGTTGCTGAGCGCGGGCTATACGTGGCTGGACGCGCACGCAGCGGAGAGCCCGCTGGTGGCGCAGCGTAACCAGCTCAGTGCGCTGGCGGGGTTTACCTACACGTTCTGA
- a CDS encoding cupin domain-containing protein, producing the protein MISKDNAEHYSWGEQCDGWYLLKRQDLLVIHEKMPAGAAEQRHVHAVARQFFYVLSGVLTMEMEGEMHHINAMQGLEIPPGARHQARNDADSAVEFLVISQPTTRGDRADLR; encoded by the coding sequence ATGATTTCAAAGGACAATGCAGAGCACTACAGCTGGGGTGAGCAGTGTGACGGATGGTATTTGCTGAAGCGGCAGGACCTGCTGGTTATCCATGAAAAGATGCCGGCCGGGGCAGCGGAACAGCGGCATGTTCACGCCGTTGCCAGACAGTTTTTCTATGTGCTCAGTGGGGTACTTACCATGGAGATGGAAGGGGAAATGCACCACATCAACGCCATGCAGGGACTGGAAATCCCGCCAGGGGCACGGCATCAGGCCAGAAACGACGCGGATAGCGCGGTTGAGTTTCTTGTCATATCACAGCCCACCACGCGCGGCGATCGTGCCGATCTGCGCTGA
- a CDS encoding DUF1330 domain-containing protein, protein MGNHNSRSRRRGINPDILAWSGQYANLEGESHEKHVIFEFPSFAEARRFYDSPAYQQARALRAGAAQATFVLVEGAGR, encoded by the coding sequence GTGGGCAATCATAACAGTCGCTCCCGGCGGCGCGGGATTAATCCCGACATCCTTGCCTGGTCCGGGCAATATGCGAATCTGGAGGGAGAATCCCATGAAAAACATGTGATTTTCGAATTTCCTTCGTTTGCTGAAGCCAGACGCTTTTACGACAGTCCGGCTTATCAGCAGGCGAGAGCGCTACGCGCCGGGGCGGCTCAGGCAACGTTTGTACTGGTGGAGGGCGCGGGACGTTGA
- a CDS encoding efflux RND transporter periplasmic adaptor subunit → MTDELTRLLGSAADHLLSMRRLNALLPLLPAALTLLLTLTGCGQPPVSAPAPPRPVKTLTAPAATRAASLSLTGEVRAHDEVALSFRLAGSVLTRRVDIGARVEAGEVLATLDDQTGQNQLSSARSEVESARAAAQLAALNLRRLRALMPSGAIARVQLDTAQSDWQTARARLESSTAALNTARENLRWATLTAPAGGVITGVSVAAGEGVSAGQTVLTLAQGDGRDAVVDVADPAVIARHAGDPLQVTLLNSPAIAATGRLRDISPQADPQTRTWRVRITLINPPPGMMPGASVIVTLPAAGAATLALPATALTRLAGQPAVFVLDTRTWRVQRRVVVIDHYSATAVFVSAGIRPGEQIVTAGVRTLRDNERVAGEAGNDE, encoded by the coding sequence ATGACTGATGAACTGACCCGCCTGCTCGGCTCCGCCGCTGACCATTTGCTCAGCATGCGGCGGCTGAATGCCCTGCTGCCATTGCTGCCCGCCGCACTCACGTTGCTGCTCACCCTGACCGGCTGTGGTCAGCCACCTGTCAGCGCGCCAGCGCCGCCGCGTCCGGTAAAAACCCTGACGGCACCGGCGGCCACCCGTGCTGCGTCCCTCAGCCTGACCGGCGAGGTGCGGGCCCATGATGAGGTTGCCCTGAGCTTCAGGCTGGCGGGCAGCGTGCTGACGCGTCGCGTCGACATTGGCGCCCGCGTGGAGGCTGGTGAGGTACTGGCAACGCTGGATGACCAGACGGGACAAAATCAGCTAAGCAGCGCCCGGTCAGAGGTGGAAAGCGCCCGTGCTGCGGCACAGCTGGCCGCGCTTAATCTCAGGCGCCTGCGTGCGCTGATGCCTTCCGGCGCCATCGCCCGGGTACAACTGGATACGGCGCAGTCCGACTGGCAGACCGCCCGCGCCCGTCTGGAGAGCAGCACCGCCGCATTGAATACCGCCCGGGAGAATCTGCGCTGGGCCACCCTCACCGCCCCGGCCGGCGGCGTGATTACCGGCGTCAGCGTTGCAGCGGGCGAAGGGGTCAGCGCCGGTCAGACGGTGCTGACGCTGGCACAGGGCGATGGCCGGGACGCGGTCGTGGATGTGGCCGACCCCGCCGTGATCGCACGCCACGCGGGCGATCCATTGCAGGTTACGCTGCTTAACAGCCCGGCAATTGCTGCCACCGGACGGCTGCGCGACATCAGTCCGCAGGCCGATCCGCAGACCCGCACGTGGCGGGTTCGTATTACTCTGATCAATCCGCCGCCAGGCATGATGCCCGGCGCCAGCGTCATCGTAACCTTGCCCGCGGCCGGTGCCGCGACCCTTGCCCTGCCCGCCACCGCGCTGACGCGCCTGGCCGGACAGCCCGCCGTGTTTGTGCTGGACACCCGCACCTGGCGCGTGCAGCGTCGCGTTGTGGTCATCGATCACTACTCCGCCACGGCCGTATTTGTCAGCGCGGGCATCCGCCCTGGTGAGCAGATTGTCACCGCCGGGGTCAGAACCCTGCGCGATAATGAGCGTGTGGCTGGCGAGGCGGGTAACGACGAATGA
- a CDS encoding LysE family translocator translates to MALTQELLLIYTTYFVATASPGPSNMAIMGTAMKNGRGAALALAAGVIGGSMLWALLAACGVLTVLATFAQLLIVLKIAGGLYLLWLAFKAGKSALRNAEVSGPEESLAKSSFGRLFRQGMLMHVGNPKAILTWVAIMSVALKPDAAAATLPLIIGGCAAICITVFCGYALLFSTAAMGAFYRRIRRGLDALLACCFAVAGLKLVFSRQG, encoded by the coding sequence ATGGCGCTGACACAGGAATTACTGTTGATTTACACCACCTATTTTGTCGCCACGGCCAGCCCGGGGCCGAGCAATATGGCGATCATGGGGACCGCCATGAAAAACGGTCGCGGCGCGGCCCTGGCGCTGGCGGCCGGCGTTATTGGCGGCTCTATGCTGTGGGCCCTGCTGGCTGCCTGCGGAGTGCTGACCGTACTGGCCACCTTCGCTCAGCTGCTGATTGTGCTGAAAATCGCCGGCGGGCTCTATCTGTTATGGCTGGCGTTCAAAGCCGGGAAGTCGGCGCTGCGTAATGCAGAGGTGAGCGGGCCGGAAGAGAGCCTGGCGAAAAGCAGTTTTGGCCGGCTGTTCCGCCAGGGGATGCTGATGCATGTGGGCAACCCGAAAGCGATCCTGACCTGGGTGGCAATTATGTCTGTGGCGCTCAAGCCCGACGCGGCGGCTGCCACGCTACCGCTGATTATCGGCGGCTGCGCGGCAATCTGCATCACGGTGTTTTGCGGTTATGCGCTGCTGTTCTCGACGGCCGCCATGGGCGCATTCTATCGCCGTATCCGGCGCGGCCTGGATGCGCTGTTAGCCTGCTGCTTTGCGGTTGCCGGTCTGAAGCTGGTGTTCAGCCGCCAGGGATAA
- a CDS encoding SDR family oxidoreductase: MMNLQNAVIVITGASSGIGAATARAAAQAGAQVVLLARRKARIDALAATLPAALAIACDVTQTDHIQQAVQQTLRHFGRIDVLINNAGQGLYAGIDAIAAADFRALLELNLIAPLMMMQAVIPPMRQQGGGSIINISSGATLGIYPGSAAYTSTKAALNMISGVARLELASAGICVSTFYPFMTATEFYQAVQSGQHQATQQETESAAVMHSPEQAAAVILQLIISGAAQSDGVPEAWGGSYREAPDATGKAGK, translated from the coding sequence ATGATGAACCTTCAGAATGCGGTGATAGTGATTACCGGCGCATCGTCCGGTATCGGCGCGGCAACCGCCCGGGCGGCGGCACAGGCAGGCGCGCAGGTCGTGCTGTTAGCACGGCGTAAAGCGCGCATTGACGCGCTGGCCGCGACGCTTCCGGCTGCGCTGGCCATTGCGTGTGATGTCACCCAGACCGATCACATCCAGCAGGCCGTGCAGCAGACGCTTCGCCATTTCGGACGCATTGATGTGCTGATTAACAACGCGGGCCAGGGGTTATACGCTGGCATTGATGCGATTGCGGCAGCGGACTTTCGTGCCTTGCTGGAGCTTAATCTGATTGCGCCGCTGATGATGATGCAGGCTGTGATTCCGCCTATGCGCCAGCAGGGTGGCGGCAGCATCATCAACATCAGTTCCGGCGCCACCCTGGGGATCTATCCGGGCTCGGCCGCGTATACCAGCACCAAAGCGGCGCTGAATATGATCTCCGGCGTGGCACGCCTTGAGCTGGCGTCTGCCGGTATCTGCGTCTCGACTTTTTATCCCTTTATGACCGCGACCGAATTTTATCAGGCGGTCCAGTCCGGACAGCATCAGGCAACGCAACAGGAAACGGAGAGCGCAGCCGTGATGCATTCCCCTGAGCAGGCTGCCGCGGTGATTTTACAGCTGATTATCAGCGGCGCGGCGCAAAGCGATGGCGTGCCGGAGGCGTGGGGCGGCAGCTACCGGGAAGCGCCTGACGCTACCGGGAAAGCCGGGAAATAG
- a CDS encoding methyl-accepting chemotaxis protein has product MKISTRLFSGFGLLILLFVVCIGTGLNALNQAREGMDNAVNVKMKQYQLALNMRGSIRDMAIAARNMVLLTEMKDMQPEWERLQKQKALYLSSRQALEEMMKSDASAQGREGMQQVMAAEQAALAALEQAGQLGLQNRAAEATTFLMTVARPAQTALLKGLEVMTEAEMQNTRTAVELNSRRTDNASLILMALGLASVLIGAATCLIIIRVLMRQLGGEPAQAQALAATIAAGDLTSAVTLRPNDTRSLLASLDAMQANLRGLVSQIKDSSASVAMAADEISQGNTELSSRTEQQAAALQETAASMEQLTATVKSNTTSARHTASTARETAQLAQAGEADMKQMSDTMHEISRSASRVRDITAVIESIAFQTNILALNAAVEAARAGEDGRGFAVVAGEVRTLAQRSATAARDIKSLIEQAVAQVESGVAVASGTGQSILRIVGMVSELAEAMDTISLASNEQMQGISQISVAVSQMDGVTQNNAALVEESSSASQSLSEQARALQGMVEQFQV; this is encoded by the coding sequence ATGAAAATATCAACCCGCCTTTTTAGCGGCTTTGGTTTATTAATTTTACTGTTCGTGGTGTGCATCGGCACCGGGCTGAATGCGCTGAACCAGGCGCGGGAGGGAATGGACAACGCCGTAAACGTGAAAATGAAGCAGTACCAGCTGGCGCTGAATATGCGTGGCAGCATTCGGGATATGGCTATCGCCGCGCGCAACATGGTGTTGCTGACGGAGATGAAAGACATGCAACCGGAATGGGAACGCCTGCAGAAACAGAAGGCGCTCTATTTATCGAGCCGTCAGGCGCTGGAAGAGATGATGAAAAGTGACGCCTCCGCCCAGGGGCGGGAAGGGATGCAGCAGGTTATGGCGGCAGAGCAGGCGGCACTCGCCGCACTGGAGCAGGCCGGACAGCTGGGGTTGCAGAACCGCGCCGCAGAAGCCACCACCTTTCTGATGACGGTCGCGCGACCGGCACAGACTGCGTTGCTGAAAGGGCTTGAGGTGATGACCGAGGCGGAAATGCAAAACACCCGCACGGCGGTGGAGTTAAACAGCCGTCGGACAGATAACGCCAGCCTGATACTGATGGCGCTGGGGCTGGCCTCGGTGCTGATCGGTGCAGCGACCTGTCTGATCATCATCCGGGTACTGATGCGTCAGCTGGGCGGCGAACCCGCGCAGGCGCAGGCGCTGGCGGCAACCATTGCGGCGGGCGATCTGACATCAGCTGTCACGCTGCGGCCGAATGATACCCGCAGTCTGCTGGCATCCCTGGATGCCATGCAGGCAAACCTGCGCGGTCTGGTGTCACAGATCAAAGATTCTTCCGCGTCTGTGGCAATGGCCGCTGACGAAATTTCGCAGGGTAATACGGAACTCTCTTCCCGCACCGAGCAACAAGCCGCAGCACTTCAGGAGACCGCCGCCAGCATGGAACAGCTGACGGCAACGGTGAAAAGCAACACGACCAGCGCCCGTCACACCGCGTCAACCGCGCGTGAAACCGCGCAGCTGGCGCAGGCCGGTGAAGCAGACATGAAACAGATGTCGGACACCATGCATGAAATCTCCCGCAGCGCCAGCCGGGTACGGGACATCACCGCGGTGATTGAAAGCATTGCCTTTCAGACCAACATTCTGGCGCTGAACGCGGCGGTGGAAGCCGCACGTGCCGGCGAGGATGGACGGGGGTTTGCGGTGGTGGCCGGCGAAGTCAGAACGCTGGCGCAGCGCAGCGCGACCGCCGCGCGGGACATTAAATCGCTGATTGAGCAGGCGGTGGCGCAGGTAGAGAGCGGAGTCGCGGTTGCCTCTGGCACCGGGCAGAGCATTCTGCGCATTGTCGGTATGGTCAGTGAACTGGCGGAAGCCATGGACACGATTTCTCTGGCTTCTAATGAGCAGATGCAGGGAATTTCCCAGATCAGCGTGGCAGTCAGCCAGATGGATGGCGTGACGCAAAACAATGCGGCGCTGGTGGAAGAGTCCTCTTCCGCATCACAATCCCTCTCTGAGCAGGCGCGCGCGTTGCAGGGTATGGTTGAACAATTTCAGGTTTAG
- a CDS encoding AraC family transcriptional regulator — MKETLAVMKAWVRDHHEDERLSALMPRIMLYRVTRPLDLAPEVYPPFISLILQGEKQLQIGTQSVHYRAGELFIAATDMPATGRVTVAEADAPYLAVRLTLDFALLSDLICTMPATADAPLSKGMAVLAADDMLLAAWLRLLRLRDHPADIAVLAPLAERELLYRLLCGPQGQLLRQAADVSSHFSAVQRPISWLKSHYAQPVRMAALAGMANMSLSVFHRRFKAVTGLTPLQYQKHLRLYAARSQLLLMRGKVAAVAASVGYESLTQFTREYERLFGDPPARDSRRHRQ, encoded by the coding sequence ATGAAAGAGACGCTCGCCGTAATGAAAGCCTGGGTGAGGGACCACCATGAGGATGAACGTCTGTCAGCCCTGATGCCGCGCATTATGCTATACCGCGTGACACGCCCGCTCGACCTGGCGCCGGAAGTGTATCCGCCGTTTATCAGTCTGATCCTGCAGGGAGAAAAACAGCTGCAGATCGGCACACAGTCTGTGCATTACCGCGCCGGGGAGCTGTTTATCGCCGCAACTGATATGCCTGCGACGGGCAGGGTCACCGTGGCAGAGGCTGATGCGCCCTATCTGGCCGTGCGCCTGACGCTGGATTTTGCGCTGCTCAGCGATCTGATCTGCACGATGCCTGCGACAGCAGACGCGCCGCTGAGTAAAGGCATGGCGGTGCTGGCAGCCGATGATATGCTGCTGGCGGCCTGGTTACGGCTGTTGCGTCTGCGGGATCATCCTGCCGACATTGCTGTGCTGGCACCGCTGGCCGAGCGTGAATTGCTCTACCGCCTGTTGTGTGGTCCGCAGGGACAGCTGCTGCGTCAGGCGGCGGATGTCAGCAGCCACTTTTCGGCGGTGCAAAGGCCGATAAGCTGGCTGAAAAGCCATTACGCGCAGCCGGTGCGGATGGCTGCGCTGGCTGGCATGGCAAACATGAGTCTGTCGGTTTTTCATCGCCGTTTTAAAGCGGTGACCGGGTTAACACCGCTGCAGTATCAGAAGCATTTGCGGCTCTACGCGGCGCGCAGTCAGCTTCTGCTCATGCGGGGCAAGGTGGCGGCTGTCGCCGCCTCGGTCGGCTATGAAAGCCTGACGCAGTTCACCCGCGAATACGAGCGCCTATTTGGCGACCCGCCAGCGCGGGATAGCCGCAGGCACCGCCAGTAA
- a CDS encoding sensor domain-containing diguanylate cyclase, with the protein MTPVITPTFSAVWSTDARGICVSSQESPAGLMPALKGVTLCAWLRLAQADEDGRIALQLTAALECVSPFHLEVPIQCLDGITRHVIVSGLPDDHAGASHRQYNGFIIDITGQRKALEEALRTATEYRLLIENSTDLIAHCDTEGRYVSISPSYCEMIGWSADEIIGRPVVDFLHPDDQTPASEALGHIFSGGELADVVEVRKLHRDGHYVALGTKACGVSDPSSGKNIGAVLVSRDISRDKEKLHKLETLATRDTLTGLPNRAWITDRVKRMLAQHPALTTVMFIDLNGFKAVNDSMGHATGDVLLQQVSERLQRCMRPGDAVARLGGDEFVVAAKCGTRDAAAGIARRMLETLREPFLMNNMEVRIGAAIGISLAGSAKPDAAVLFEQADKAMYQAKARRGGSYQFF; encoded by the coding sequence ATGACCCCTGTGATCACCCCTACTTTTTCCGCTGTCTGGTCCACGGACGCACGGGGCATCTGCGTCAGCAGCCAGGAGAGTCCGGCTGGCCTGATGCCGGCGCTGAAAGGTGTGACGCTGTGCGCCTGGCTGCGGCTGGCGCAGGCGGATGAAGATGGCAGGATAGCGCTGCAGCTTACCGCCGCGCTGGAGTGTGTCTCCCCGTTTCATCTGGAAGTGCCCATTCAGTGTCTGGACGGCATCACGCGGCACGTCATTGTATCCGGCCTGCCGGATGACCATGCCGGTGCGTCACACCGGCAATATAACGGCTTCATTATTGATATCACCGGCCAGCGCAAAGCGCTGGAAGAGGCGCTGCGTACGGCAACAGAGTACCGGCTGCTGATTGAAAACAGCACCGATTTGATCGCGCACTGCGATACCGAAGGGCGATATGTTTCTATCTCTCCCTCCTACTGCGAAATGATTGGCTGGTCCGCCGATGAGATAATTGGCCGGCCGGTGGTGGATTTCCTGCATCCCGACGACCAGACGCCAGCCAGCGAGGCGCTGGGGCATATTTTTAGCGGTGGCGAGCTGGCGGACGTCGTCGAGGTGCGCAAGCTGCATCGCGACGGGCACTATGTGGCCCTTGGCACCAAGGCGTGCGGTGTCAGCGATCCCTCCAGCGGCAAAAACATCGGCGCGGTGCTGGTTTCGCGCGACATTTCCCGCGACAAAGAGAAACTGCACAAACTGGAAACGCTGGCGACCCGCGACACGCTGACCGGCCTGCCGAACCGGGCCTGGATCACTGACCGGGTGAAGCGGATGCTGGCGCAGCATCCGGCGCTCACCACGGTGATGTTTATCGATCTCAATGGCTTTAAAGCGGTGAATGATTCAATGGGCCACGCCACCGGCGATGTGCTGCTGCAGCAGGTCAGCGAGCGGCTGCAGCGCTGCATGCGTCCGGGCGATGCCGTGGCGCGACTGGGCGGCGACGAATTTGTGGTGGCCGCGAAGTGCGGAACGCGTGACGCTGCCGCCGGTATCGCCCGGCGGATGCTGGAAACCCTGCGTGAGCCTTTTTTAATGAATAACATGGAAGTGCGCATTGGCGCGGCGATTGGCATCAGCCTTGCCGGCTCTGCAAAGCCGGATGCCGCCGTGCTGTTTGAGCAGGCCGATAAAGCGATGTACCAGGCGAAAGCGCGCCGGGGTGGTTCCTATCAGTTTTTCTGA
- a CDS encoding GNAT family N-acetyltransferase has protein sequence MIFTTTPRLHIRAFKHDDAPALLDYLASPAAPCFQDEKLRSLAEAERDVAKRAADASQFAVCLQQSDRLIGHLFAENRDEHDRNTWSVGWHFNPRYGGQGYATEAVAALFAFLFTEKAARRLYAWVEDYNVASQKLCHRLGMRQEGCFREFVSFTSADGEERYDNTLVFALLKKEWEAVA, from the coding sequence ATGATTTTTACCACCACACCGCGACTTCATATCCGCGCCTTCAAACACGATGACGCTCCGGCGCTGCTGGATTATCTTGCGTCGCCGGCTGCGCCCTGCTTTCAGGATGAAAAGCTGCGCTCGCTGGCGGAGGCAGAACGTGACGTCGCAAAGCGGGCCGCCGACGCCTCGCAGTTTGCCGTCTGTCTGCAGCAAAGCGATCGGCTGATCGGCCATCTGTTTGCGGAAAACCGTGACGAACACGATCGCAACACCTGGTCTGTGGGCTGGCACTTTAATCCGCGTTACGGCGGTCAGGGCTATGCCACTGAAGCGGTTGCCGCGCTGTTTGCTTTTCTCTTTACGGAAAAAGCGGCGCGTCGCCTCTACGCCTGGGTGGAAGACTACAATGTGGCCTCGCAAAAGCTGTGTCACCGGCTGGGCATGCGCCAGGAGGGCTGTTTCCGCGAGTTTGTTTCGTTTACCTCCGCCGATGGCGAGGAACGCTATGACAACACGCTGGTGTTTGCGCTACTGAAAAAAGAGTGGGAGGCCGTTGCGTAA
- a CDS encoding sensor histidine kinase — MKEKRPQTLWRWLCLRILTLAIGTVVLIALCMWLRFTVQYLWITHHMPPEVLQAFEALREHPERDPARYHAIVDRWWGIRYTDPSIASSDWITVGILVMVTIPFIVYFGLRHARPLSQQFSALRHAADAVTAGRFDARSALITAAPAEVQHFAADFNSMTQQLAHYERELRASHVAMAHELRSPLTAAIGRLQGLIDGVFEADPRHHHLIMSQLRYLSRLIDDLHLLSLADAGQLILEPAACDAAELLRERIAWLKPQLDSAAITVTLNVADRGTLCADAFRLGQVFTILLENTLRYAGPGTALNISLRRQATHWVMAFEDTGPGVAPDFLSAMFERFSRGDTSRARHSGGSGLGLSIARAICRAHGGDICASLPAGGGLCLRITLPAR, encoded by the coding sequence ATGAAAGAGAAACGTCCGCAAACCCTCTGGCGCTGGCTTTGTCTGCGCATCCTGACGCTGGCGATTGGCACCGTGGTGCTGATCGCGCTGTGCATGTGGCTGCGCTTCACGGTGCAGTATTTATGGATTACGCACCATATGCCGCCCGAGGTGCTGCAGGCCTTTGAGGCGCTGCGTGAACATCCTGAACGCGATCCGGCCCGCTACCATGCGATTGTCGATCGCTGGTGGGGCATTCGCTACACCGATCCTTCTATCGCCTCCTCCGACTGGATTACCGTCGGCATCCTGGTCATGGTAACGATCCCTTTCATTGTTTACTTTGGTCTGCGTCATGCCCGTCCGCTGTCGCAGCAGTTCAGTGCGCTGCGCCACGCCGCTGACGCGGTGACCGCCGGGCGGTTTGATGCCCGCTCGGCTCTGATTACCGCAGCCCCGGCGGAAGTGCAGCACTTTGCCGCCGACTTTAACAGCATGACGCAGCAACTGGCGCACTATGAACGGGAACTGCGGGCCTCGCATGTGGCGATGGCGCATGAGCTGCGCTCCCCGCTGACGGCGGCCATTGGCCGGCTGCAGGGGTTGATCGATGGCGTGTTTGAGGCCGATCCCCGCCATCATCATCTGATCATGAGCCAGCTGCGCTACCTCAGCCGGCTGATAGATGACCTGCACCTGCTTTCGCTGGCGGATGCCGGGCAGCTGATTCTTGAACCGGCAGCCTGCGACGCCGCGGAGCTGCTGCGTGAACGCATCGCCTGGCTGAAACCGCAGCTGGATAGCGCAGCCATCACCGTGACGCTGAACGTGGCCGATCGCGGCACGCTCTGTGCCGATGCGTTTCGGCTGGGCCAGGTGTTTACCATTTTGCTGGAAAATACCCTGCGCTATGCCGGGCCGGGCACGGCTCTGAACATCAGTCTGCGGCGGCAGGCGACACACTGGGTCATGGCCTTTGAGGATACCGGACCCGGCGTGGCCCCCGACTTTCTCAGCGCAATGTTTGAACGCTTCAGCCGCGGCGACACCTCGCGGGCGCGTCATTCCGGCGGCAGCGGGCTGGGGCTCTCTATCGCGCGGGCAATCTGCCGCGCGCACGGTGGCGATATCTGCGCCAGCCTGCCGGCAGGCGGCGGTTTATGTCTGCGGATCACCCTGCCCGCACGCTGA
- a CDS encoding response regulator produces MQNKTILIIEDDADAAEVLEAYLRRENYQVRIAADGLAGLAMAERWQPDLVLLDIMLPGLNGTEVLAKIRRVSDVPVIMVTAMGDTPDRIGALRYGADDYVVKPYHPGEVVARVQAVLRRSSARTPQEEILRWQGLEVNTAAMTITVTGPGARHTRVDATPTEFSLLVTMMRAPVRALSRQYLLEQCLPESDALERVVDTHVYNLRRKLESAGIHDVLLNVRGVGYRFRQP; encoded by the coding sequence ATGCAGAACAAAACTATTTTGATTATCGAGGATGACGCCGATGCGGCTGAGGTGCTGGAGGCCTATCTGCGCCGGGAAAATTACCAGGTGCGTATTGCGGCAGACGGGCTGGCCGGGCTGGCGATGGCAGAGCGCTGGCAGCCCGATCTGGTGCTGCTGGATATTATGCTGCCCGGCCTGAACGGAACAGAAGTTCTGGCGAAAATCAGACGCGTCAGCGACGTACCGGTGATCATGGTAACCGCAATGGGCGACACGCCGGACCGCATCGGCGCGCTGCGCTATGGCGCAGATGATTACGTGGTAAAGCCCTATCATCCCGGCGAAGTGGTCGCCCGCGTGCAGGCGGTTCTGCGGCGCAGCAGCGCGCGGACACCGCAGGAGGAGATCCTGCGCTGGCAGGGGCTGGAGGTCAATACCGCCGCGATGACCATTACGGTCACCGGGCCAGGCGCCCGGCACACCCGCGTTGACGCCACGCCAACGGAATTCTCTCTGCTGGTGACAATGATGCGGGCACCGGTGCGCGCGCTGAGCCGCCAGTATCTGCTGGAACAGTGCCTGCCGGAGAGCGATGCGCTGGAGCGCGTGGTGGATACCCACGTGTATAACCTGCGCCGTAAGCTGGAGAGCGCCGGCATCCATGACGTGCTGCTTAACGTCCGCGGCGTCGGCTACCGGTTTCGCCAGCCATGA